The Deinococcus seoulensis genome has a segment encoding these proteins:
- a CDS encoding MarC family protein: MNVTELSSIALQTFLTMLVVMDPVGLAPIFIGLAGNRPSFERRRVALKACLVAGGIILLFGLFGRGLLEHLGISLSSFRIAGGILLFLIALDMVFARPSGSKETAEEEQEAQQREDISVFPLAIPLIAGPGTLASIMILAADAHGSPLLLTAVFLVTAAVLLLCYLALRLSGQIARVIGLTGVHVVTRVLGVLLGALAVQYVADGTLELIRGGLKTGWLPGTLPWLG; the protein is encoded by the coding sequence GTGAACGTGACGGAACTTTCCAGCATTGCCCTTCAGACGTTCCTGACGATGCTGGTCGTCATGGACCCGGTGGGCCTGGCGCCCATCTTCATCGGGCTGGCCGGGAACCGCCCGAGCTTCGAGCGGCGGCGCGTGGCCCTCAAGGCCTGCCTGGTGGCGGGCGGGATCATCCTGCTGTTCGGGCTGTTCGGGCGGGGGCTGCTGGAGCACCTGGGCATCAGCCTCAGTTCGTTCCGGATTGCGGGCGGGATCCTGCTGTTCCTGATCGCGCTGGACATGGTGTTCGCGCGGCCCAGCGGCAGCAAGGAAACCGCCGAGGAGGAGCAGGAGGCGCAGCAGCGTGAGGACATCAGCGTGTTCCCGCTGGCCATTCCGCTGATCGCGGGGCCGGGCACGCTGGCCAGCATCATGATTCTCGCGGCGGACGCGCACGGCTCGCCGCTGCTGCTGACGGCCGTGTTCCTGGTGACGGCCGCCGTGCTGCTGCTGTGCTACCTGGCGCTGCGCCTGTCCGGGCAGATCGCACGGGTGATCGGCCTGACCGGCGTGCACGTGGTCACGCGGGTGCTGGGCGTGCTGCTGGGCGCGCTGGCCGTGCAGTACGTGGCCGACGGCACGCTGGAACTGATCCGGGGCGGCCTGAAGACCGGGTGGCTGCCCGGCACGCTCCCCTGGCTGGGCTAA
- a CDS encoding Fur family transcriptional regulator produces MTMVRQTKQRAAVIEVLQGARSHPDAAWIHAQVREQLPSVSLGTVYRTLDALVRDGVVVTLERAGQATRYDYKHEGDTHHHAVCRGCGAIFDVDAAVIPTLPASALPAGFQVTDVRLEFLGVCPACHAQAEAGAAG; encoded by the coding sequence ATGACGATGGTGCGGCAGACCAAGCAGCGGGCGGCGGTGATCGAGGTGCTTCAGGGCGCGCGGTCCCACCCGGACGCCGCCTGGATTCACGCCCAGGTGCGCGAGCAACTGCCCAGCGTGAGCCTGGGCACCGTGTACCGCACGCTGGACGCCCTGGTCCGCGACGGCGTGGTGGTCACGCTGGAACGCGCCGGGCAGGCCACCCGCTACGACTACAAGCACGAGGGCGACACGCACCACCACGCGGTCTGCCGGGGTTGCGGCGCGATCTTCGACGTGGACGCCGCCGTGATTCCCACGCTGCCCGCCTCGGCCCTGCCCGCCGGGTTCCAGGTGACCGACGTGCGCCTGGAATTCCTGGGCGTGTGCCCCGCCTGCCACGCGCAGGCCGAAGCGGGCGCCGCCGGGTAA
- a CDS encoding HD domain-containing protein, which yields MNRDQAYALMLEHTPSGSLRRHMLNVEAAMRVYARHWGEDEDLYAVAGLLHDFDYELHPEEHPTWGVAFLREHTDTPPEVLDAIMGHAAFTGTPRESRLSRTLFAVDELTGLVQAAALVRPDRDVRQVELPSLKKRFKNRAFAAGVNRDEVEQGARELGVPLDEHMARVLRAMQDAAPAPEPA from the coding sequence ATGAACCGTGATCAGGCGTACGCGTTGATGCTGGAGCACACTCCGTCCGGGTCGCTGCGGCGGCACATGCTGAACGTGGAGGCCGCCATGCGTGTCTACGCCCGCCACTGGGGCGAGGACGAGGACCTGTACGCCGTGGCGGGCCTGCTGCACGACTTCGATTACGAGTTGCATCCGGAGGAGCACCCGACCTGGGGCGTGGCGTTCCTGCGCGAGCACACCGACACCCCGCCGGAAGTGCTGGACGCGATCATGGGTCACGCGGCCTTCACGGGCACGCCCCGCGAGTCGCGGCTCTCGCGGACGCTGTTCGCGGTGGATGAACTGACCGGGCTGGTGCAGGCGGCCGCGCTGGTCCGCCCGGACCGGGACGTGCGGCAGGTGGAACTGCCCAGCCTGAAAAAACGCTTTAAAAACCGGGCGTTCGCGGCGGGCGTCAACCGCGACGAGGTCGAGCAGGGCGCCCGTGAACTGGGCGTGCCGCTCGACGAGCACATGGCGCGGGTGCTGCGGGCCATGCAGGACGCGGCGCCCGCACCCGAACCAGCCTGA
- a CDS encoding response regulator, with product MQPIEILLVEDNEPDVLLTLEAFEDSRVPNRLHVTRDGVDALRFLRGEGEHSGAPRPDVILMDINMPRKTGLEVLEEIKADPALRSIPVVMLTTSQADDDVRASYERHASGYVVKPVGFENFLGAMRAFEAFWLTFVRFPPRAP from the coding sequence ATGCAACCCATTGAAATCCTGCTGGTCGAGGACAACGAACCGGACGTCCTGCTGACCCTCGAAGCGTTCGAGGATTCCCGCGTGCCCAACCGCCTTCACGTCACCCGTGACGGTGTGGACGCCCTGCGCTTCCTGCGTGGCGAGGGTGAACACAGCGGCGCGCCCCGCCCGGACGTGATCCTGATGGACATCAACATGCCCCGCAAGACCGGCCTGGAAGTCCTGGAGGAAATCAAGGCCGACCCCGCACTGCGCAGCATTCCGGTCGTGATGCTCACCACCAGTCAGGCGGACGACGACGTGCGCGCCTCGTACGAACGGCACGCCAGCGGGTACGTGGTCAAACCCGTGGGGTTCGAGAACTTCCTGGGCGCCATGCGCGCCTTCGAGGCGTTCTGGTTGACCTTCGTGCGCTTCCCGCCCCGCGCGCCCTGA
- a CDS encoding HNH endonuclease produces MTSRKDVQEDTRIPRIAADLNAPRVLVLNASYEPLHVTSAKRAITLVQYGVAEILEDSADVVRSPSTVMTVPSVIRLRRYVRRPRVHPVPFNRRNVLRRDTFACQYCGSPEELTLDHVLPRSRGGRHTWENVTTACRACNQRKGNRTPEEAAMPLRTRPRAPTFGVYAHGQFAHWQPQWTRYLGG; encoded by the coding sequence ATGACCTCCAGAAAGGACGTGCAGGAAGACACCCGAATACCCCGTATCGCGGCCGACCTGAACGCGCCGCGCGTGCTGGTGCTGAACGCCTCGTACGAGCCGCTGCACGTCACGAGTGCCAAGCGGGCCATCACGCTGGTGCAGTACGGCGTGGCCGAGATTCTGGAGGACAGCGCCGACGTGGTCCGCTCGCCCAGCACCGTCATGACCGTGCCCAGCGTGATCCGCCTGCGCCGTTACGTGCGCCGCCCGCGCGTGCACCCGGTGCCGTTCAACCGCCGCAACGTGCTGCGCCGCGACACCTTCGCCTGCCAGTACTGCGGCTCGCCGGAGGAACTCACGCTGGATCACGTCCTGCCCCGCTCGCGCGGCGGGCGGCACACCTGGGAGAACGTCACGACCGCCTGCCGCGCCTGCAACCAGCGCAAGGGCAACCGCACGCCCGAGGAGGCCGCCATGCCGCTGCGCACCCGCCCCCGCGCGCCCACCTTCGGGGTGTACGCCCACGGGCAGTTCGCGCACTGGCAGCCGCAGTGGACCCGTTACCTGGGCGGCTGA
- a CDS encoding PAS domain-containing sensor histidine kinase: protein MTDQRDSRPGDPPGFSHVDASALLLALPDPLLLITADGAAQLNPAAQATLTGGTPELSGQPDWAALFTPEVAAALRGPLEAALAGQTARASVVLRPGASVTLVTAAPATPGPDGAACALLHLRQTPEPLSTALDFMDGLGLGVAVQGRDTRILQVNASATRILGLSEAQLAGRDSMDPRWRAIHPDGLPFPGDTHPSQVALRTGQTVRDVPMGIYRPGSDDWRWLHVTALPHTPPGQDTPEQVTTVFADVTDRYRMEADLRGSEQRFRSLVEATTQIVWDAHPDGTFLPPQPGWEAFTGQSEASYSYAGWLNAVHPEDRARTTECWQRATLTRQPYLVEHRLRRADGTYVPMQARAVPVIDDGGQIREWVGTHTDMSDVREAQQALIDLNADLERRVQARTLDLANVTRFSTLLLTAAGEGIFGLDLRGVTTFANPAAARMLGYSVERMIGAPQHALVHHHHADGREYPLHDCPIHQTIQDGQTRRVEHDVMWHAQGHAVPVAYVVTPTHDEAGVVSGAVVMVQDTTERERAQAQLRDVIENLERSNQDLEQFAYIASHDLQEPLRTVGSYTELLVRRYQGQLDPRADQYLHYMQDAVIRMRSLIQDLLGFARVGRQETPLERTDLHALLRAAEQNVRATLEQGGGTLEWHAPHAVLGQPSLLLQLLTNLISNGLKFHAEDRAPRVQVHSELDGEFVHVTVQDNGIGIAPEYHTRVFDIFQRLHRRETFAGNGMGLAICRKIVEFHGGRIWLESTPGQGSTFHLTLPVAPTPQ, encoded by the coding sequence GTGACAGACCAGCGCGACTCCCGGCCGGGCGACCCGCCGGGGTTTTCTCACGTGGACGCCTCGGCGCTGCTGCTGGCACTGCCGGACCCGCTGCTGCTGATCACGGCGGACGGCGCGGCGCAGCTGAACCCGGCAGCCCAGGCGACCCTGACAGGAGGCACGCCGGAACTGTCGGGGCAGCCGGACTGGGCGGCGCTGTTCACGCCGGAGGTGGCGGCCGCGCTGCGCGGTCCCCTGGAAGCCGCGCTGGCAGGGCAGACCGCGCGGGCCAGCGTGGTGCTGCGCCCCGGCGCGAGCGTCACGCTGGTCACGGCCGCGCCCGCCACTCCCGGCCCGGACGGCGCGGCCTGCGCGCTGCTGCACCTGCGCCAGACGCCCGAACCGCTCAGTACCGCGCTGGACTTCATGGACGGCCTGGGGCTGGGTGTGGCCGTGCAGGGCCGCGATACCCGCATCCTGCAGGTGAACGCCAGCGCCACCCGCATCCTGGGCCTCAGCGAGGCGCAACTGGCCGGGCGGGACTCCATGGACCCCCGCTGGCGCGCCATTCACCCGGACGGCCTGCCGTTCCCCGGCGACACCCACCCCTCGCAGGTGGCCCTCCGGACCGGGCAGACCGTCCGGGACGTCCCGATGGGCATCTACCGGCCCGGCAGCGACGACTGGCGCTGGCTGCACGTGACGGCCCTGCCGCACACCCCGCCCGGCCAGGACACCCCGGAGCAGGTGACGACCGTGTTCGCGGACGTCACCGACCGCTACCGCATGGAAGCCGACCTGCGCGGCAGCGAGCAGCGCTTCCGGTCGCTGGTCGAGGCGACCACGCAGATCGTCTGGGACGCCCACCCGGACGGCACGTTCCTGCCCCCGCAACCCGGCTGGGAGGCGTTCACCGGTCAGAGCGAGGCGAGTTACAGCTACGCCGGGTGGCTGAACGCCGTGCACCCGGAAGACCGCGCCCGGACCACCGAATGCTGGCAGCGCGCCACCCTGACCCGGCAACCGTACCTGGTCGAGCACCGCCTGCGCCGCGCCGACGGCACGTACGTGCCCATGCAGGCCCGCGCCGTGCCGGTCATCGACGACGGCGGCCAGATCCGCGAGTGGGTCGGCACGCACACCGACATGAGCGACGTGCGCGAGGCGCAGCAGGCCCTGATCGACCTGAACGCCGACCTGGAACGCCGCGTGCAGGCCCGCACCCTGGACCTCGCGAACGTCACGCGCTTCAGCACGTTGCTGCTGACCGCCGCCGGGGAAGGCATCTTCGGGCTGGACCTGCGCGGCGTGACCACCTTCGCCAACCCGGCCGCCGCGCGCATGCTGGGGTACAGCGTGGAACGCATGATCGGCGCGCCCCAGCACGCCCTGGTGCACCACCACCACGCCGACGGCCGCGAGTACCCGCTGCACGACTGCCCCATCCACCAGACCATTCAGGACGGCCAGACGCGCCGCGTTGAACACGACGTGATGTGGCACGCGCAGGGGCACGCCGTGCCGGTCGCGTACGTGGTCACGCCCACCCACGACGAGGCGGGCGTGGTCAGCGGCGCGGTCGTCATGGTGCAGGACACCACCGAACGCGAACGCGCCCAGGCGCAACTGCGGGACGTGATCGAGAACCTGGAACGCAGCAACCAGGACCTCGAACAGTTCGCGTACATCGCCAGTCACGACCTTCAGGAACCGCTGCGCACGGTCGGCAGTTACACCGAACTGCTCGTCCGCCGTTACCAGGGGCAACTGGACCCCCGCGCCGACCAGTACCTGCACTACATGCAGGACGCCGTGATCCGCATGCGCAGCCTGATCCAGGACCTGCTGGGCTTCGCGCGGGTCGGGCGGCAGGAAACGCCGCTGGAACGCACGGACCTGCACGCCCTGCTGCGCGCCGCCGAGCAGAACGTCCGCGCCACGCTGGAGCAGGGCGGCGGCACCCTGGAGTGGCACGCGCCGCACGCCGTGCTGGGCCAGCCGTCCCTGCTGCTGCAACTGCTGACCAACCTGATCAGCAACGGCCTGAAATTCCACGCCGAGGACCGCGCGCCCCGCGTGCAGGTGCATTCGGAACTGGACGGTGAATTCGTGCACGTGACCGTGCAGGACAACGGGATCGGCATCGCGCCCGAGTACCACACGCGGGTGTTCGACATCTTCCAGCGCCTGCACCGCCGCGAGACCTTCGCCGGTAACGGCATGGGCCTCGCCATCTGCCGTAAAATCGTGGAGTTCCACGGGGGCCGCATCTGGCTGGAATCCACGCCCGGACAGGGCAGCACCTTCCACCTGACACTGCCCGTGGCACCCACCCCACAATGA
- a CDS encoding response regulator transcription factor, protein MTSQRILVIEDDLDIANVLRMDLTDAGFEVEHADSAMNGLIKAREEQPTLILLDLGLPDFDGGDVVQRLRKNSAVPIIVLTARDTVEEKVRLLGLGADDYLIKPFHPDELLARVKVQLRQRTTESLTMGELTLDPQKRLVTYKGDELRLSPKEFDILALLIRQPGRVYSRQEIGQEIWQGRLPEGSNVVDVHMANLRAKLRDLDGYGLLRTVRGVGYALRG, encoded by the coding sequence GTGACCTCTCAACGCATTCTTGTCATCGAGGACGACCTGGATATCGCCAACGTCCTGCGCATGGACCTGACGGACGCCGGCTTCGAAGTGGAACACGCCGATTCGGCCATGAACGGCCTGATCAAGGCCCGCGAGGAGCAGCCCACCCTGATCCTGCTGGACCTGGGCCTTCCGGACTTCGACGGCGGCGACGTCGTGCAGCGCCTGCGCAAGAACAGCGCCGTGCCGATCATCGTGCTGACCGCCCGCGATACCGTCGAGGAGAAGGTCCGCCTGCTGGGCCTGGGCGCCGACGACTACCTGATCAAGCCCTTCCACCCGGACGAACTGCTGGCGCGCGTGAAGGTGCAGCTCCGGCAGCGCACCACCGAGAGCCTCACCATGGGCGAACTGACCCTGGACCCCCAGAAACGCCTCGTGACCTACAAGGGCGACGAACTGCGCCTGTCGCCCAAGGAGTTCGACATCCTGGCGCTGCTGATCCGCCAGCCGGGCCGCGTGTACTCCCGCCAGGAGATCGGCCAGGAAATCTGGCAGGGCCGCCTGCCCGAGGGCAGCAACGTCGTGGACGTGCACATGGCCAACCTGCGCGCCAAACTGCGTGACCTGGACGGCTACGGCCTGCTGCGCACCGTGCGTGGCGTCGGGTACGCCCTGCGCGGCTGA
- a CDS encoding ribonuclease J, with protein MTQPSKAAPNEAGAAPHLEVIPLGGMGEIGKNITAYRFEDEIMIVDAGLAFPESHQMGIDLIIPRIDYLQQNAGLIKGMILTHGHEDHIGSLPYVLPRLPRIPVYGAGLTLGLVREKLSEFGIKDGDVDLREIELTDKIRIGTHFQVEFIRMTHSIPDNAGYILTTPAGVVLHTGDFKLDEEPSDGKTSDLARIEQAGKDGVLLLLSDSTNAERPGRTASEADVARSLETLIAGIKGRVFMTTFASNVHRIQNVINIAHRQSRRVVMEGRSMLKYAQVSQQLGYMELPEPFLTNDEVGGLQDQQVLYVCTGSQGQPMSVLSRLAFGNHAKIALRRGDSVILSSNPIPGNEEAVNLVINRLYEIGVDVYYPPTYKVHASGHGSQEELATILNLARPKYFLPWHGEPRHQINHARLAQTLPRPPKRTLIAKNGDVIRLSQDEFKVTGTVPAGAVYVDGLGVGDIGDDVLLDRVNMSQEGILIMTAVLHPTPHVEIVSRGFVRANRELDGQIRKVALEAIEQGMREKKRLEDVRDDMYGAVRRFVRKVTGRNPVLIPLLVD; from the coding sequence ATGACCCAACCCAGCAAAGCCGCCCCGAACGAAGCGGGCGCCGCCCCACACCTCGAAGTCATTCCGCTTGGCGGCATGGGCGAGATCGGCAAGAACATCACCGCCTACCGTTTCGAAGACGAGATCATGATCGTGGACGCCGGACTGGCGTTCCCCGAAAGCCACCAGATGGGCATCGACCTGATCATCCCGCGCATCGATTACCTGCAGCAGAACGCCGGGCTGATCAAGGGCATGATCCTCACGCACGGGCACGAGGATCACATCGGCAGCCTGCCGTACGTCCTGCCGCGCCTGCCGCGCATTCCCGTGTACGGCGCGGGCCTGACGCTGGGCCTGGTGCGCGAGAAACTGTCCGAGTTCGGCATCAAGGACGGCGACGTGGACCTGCGCGAGATCGAACTGACCGACAAGATCCGCATCGGCACGCACTTCCAGGTGGAATTCATCCGCATGACCCACTCGATTCCCGACAACGCCGGGTACATCCTGACCACGCCGGCCGGGGTGGTGCTGCACACCGGGGACTTCAAACTCGACGAGGAACCCAGCGACGGCAAGACCAGCGACCTCGCACGCATCGAGCAGGCCGGGAAGGACGGCGTGCTGCTGCTGCTCAGCGACTCCACCAACGCCGAGCGTCCGGGCCGCACGGCCAGCGAGGCCGACGTGGCCCGCAGCCTGGAAACCCTGATCGCCGGCATCAAGGGCCGCGTGTTCATGACGACCTTCGCGTCGAACGTGCACCGCATCCAGAACGTCATCAACATCGCGCACCGCCAGAGCCGCCGCGTGGTCATGGAAGGCCGCTCCATGCTCAAGTACGCGCAGGTCTCGCAGCAGCTCGGGTACATGGAACTGCCCGAACCGTTCCTGACGAACGACGAGGTCGGCGGCCTGCAGGACCAGCAGGTGCTGTACGTCTGCACCGGCAGCCAGGGCCAGCCCATGAGCGTCCTGTCACGCCTGGCGTTCGGGAACCACGCCAAGATCGCCCTGCGCCGCGGCGACAGCGTCATCCTGAGCAGCAACCCCATCCCCGGCAACGAGGAAGCCGTGAACCTCGTCATCAACCGCCTGTACGAGATCGGCGTAGACGTGTACTACCCCCCCACCTACAAGGTGCACGCCTCCGGGCACGGCAGTCAGGAAGAACTCGCCACGATCCTGAACCTCGCCCGGCCCAAGTACTTCCTGCCGTGGCACGGTGAACCCCGCCACCAGATCAACCACGCCCGCCTCGCCCAGACCCTCCCCCGCCCGCCCAAGCGCACCCTGATCGCCAAGAACGGCGACGTGATCCGCCTCAGCCAGGACGAATTCAAGGTCACGGGCACCGTGCCCGCCGGAGCCGTGTACGTGGACGGCCTGGGCGTCGGGGACATCGGGGACGACGTGCTGCTCGACCGCGTGAACATGAGCCAGGAAGGCATCCTGATCATGACGGCCGTGCTGCACCCCACCCCGCACGTGGAGATCGTGTCGCGCGGCTTCGTGCGCGCCAACCGCGAACTCGACGGGCAGATCCGCAAGGTCGCCCTGGAAGCCATCGAACAGGGCATGCGCGAGAAGAAACGCCTCGAAGACGTCCGCGACGACATGTACGGCGCGGTCAGGCGCTTCGTGCGCAAGGTCACGGGCCGCAACCCCGTCCTGATCCCACTGCTGGTGGACTGA